The proteins below are encoded in one region of Equus caballus isolate H_3958 breed thoroughbred chromosome 18, TB-T2T, whole genome shotgun sequence:
- the LIMS2 gene encoding LIM and senescent cell antigen-like-containing domain protein 2 isoform X1, with product MSNALANAVCQRCQARFAPAERIVNSNGELYHEQCFVCAQCFRPFPEGLFYEFEGRKYCEHDFQMLFAPCCGSCGKGCDTPALPRKGEFIIGRVIKAMNNSWHPGCFRCELCDVELADLGFVKNAGRHLCRPCHNREKAKGLGKYICQRCHLVIDEQPLMFRNDAYHPDHFSCTHCGKELTAEARELKGELYCLPCHDKMGVPICGACRRPIEGRVVNALGKQWHVEHFVCAKCEKPFLGHRHYEKKGLAYCETHYNQLFGDVCYNCGRVIEGDVVSALNKAWCVNCFSCSTCNGKLTLKNKFVEFDMKPVCKRCYEKFPLELKKRLKKLSELAARKAHPKSVGLNSA from the exons ATGTCCAACGCCTTGGCCAATGCAGTGTGCCAGCGCTGCCAGGCGCGCTTCGCTCCCGCTGAGCGCATCGTCAACAGCAACGGAGAGCTGTACCACGAGCAATGCTTCGTGTGCGCCCAGTGCTTCCGGCCGTTCCCCGAGGGGCTCTTCTACGAG TTTGAAGGCCGGAAGTACTGCGAACACGACTTCCAAATGCTGTTTGCTCCGTGCTGCGGATCCTGCGGTAAGGGCTGCGACACCCCGGCACTGCCCAGGAAGG GCGAGTTCATCATCGGCCGTGTCATCAAGGCCATGAACAACAGCTGGCACCCGGGGTGCTTCCGCTGTGAGCTGTGTGACGTGGAGCTGGCTGACCTGGGCTTTGTGAAGAACGCGGGCAG GCACCTGTGCCGGCCTTGCCACAACCGTGAGAAGGCCAAGGGCCTGGGCAAGTACATCTGTCAGCGGTGCCACCTGGTCATCGACGAGCAGCCCCTCATGTTCAGGAATGATGCGTACCACCCGGACCACTTCAGCTGCACCCACTGTGG GAAAGAGCTGACTGCTGAGGCCCGTGAGCTGAAGGGTGAGCTCTACTGCCTGCCCTGCCATGACAAGATGGGCGTCCCCATCTGTGGGGCCTGCCGCCGGCCCATCGAGGGTCGTGTGGTCAATGCGCTGGGCAAGCAGTGGCATGTGGAG CACTTTGTCTGCGCCAAGTGTGAGAAGCCGTTCCTGGGTCACCGGCACTACGAGAAGAAGGGCCTGGCTTACTGTGAGACCCACTACAACCAG CTCTTTGGGGACGTCTGCTACAACTGCGGTCGTGTGATTGAGGGCGATG TCGTGTCAGCCCTCAACAAGGCCTGGTGTGTGAACTGCTTCTCCTGTTCCACCTGCAATGGCAAGCTCACCCTGAA GAACAAGTTTGTGGAGTTCGACATGAAGCCTGTGTGTAAGAGATGCTACGAGAAGTTCCCGCTGGAACTGAAGAAGCGGCTGAAGAAGCTGTCGGAGCTGGCCGCCCGCAAGGCACACCCCAAGTCTGTGGGCCTCAACTCTGCCTGA
- the LIMS2 gene encoding LIM and senescent cell antigen-like-containing domain protein 2 isoform X12, translated as MLFAPCCGSCGEFIIGRVIKAMNNSWHPGCFRCELCDVELADLGFVKNAGRHLCRPCHNREKAKGLGKYICQRCHLVIDEQPLMFRNDAYHPDHFSCTHCGKELTAEARELKGELYCLPCHDKMGVPICGACRRPIEGRVVNALGKQWHVEHFVCAKCEKPFLGHRHYEKKGLAYCETHYNQLFGDVCYNCGRVIEGDVVSALNKAWCVNCFSCSTCNGKLTLKNKFVEFDMKPVCKRCYEKFPLELKKRLKKLSELAARKAHPKSVGLNSA; from the exons ATGCTGTTTGCTCCGTGCTGCGGATCCTGCG GCGAGTTCATCATCGGCCGTGTCATCAAGGCCATGAACAACAGCTGGCACCCGGGGTGCTTCCGCTGTGAGCTGTGTGACGTGGAGCTGGCTGACCTGGGCTTTGTGAAGAACGCGGGCAG GCACCTGTGCCGGCCTTGCCACAACCGTGAGAAGGCCAAGGGCCTGGGCAAGTACATCTGTCAGCGGTGCCACCTGGTCATCGACGAGCAGCCCCTCATGTTCAGGAATGATGCGTACCACCCGGACCACTTCAGCTGCACCCACTGTGG GAAAGAGCTGACTGCTGAGGCCCGTGAGCTGAAGGGTGAGCTCTACTGCCTGCCCTGCCATGACAAGATGGGCGTCCCCATCTGTGGGGCCTGCCGCCGGCCCATCGAGGGTCGTGTGGTCAATGCGCTGGGCAAGCAGTGGCATGTGGAG CACTTTGTCTGCGCCAAGTGTGAGAAGCCGTTCCTGGGTCACCGGCACTACGAGAAGAAGGGCCTGGCTTACTGTGAGACCCACTACAACCAG CTCTTTGGGGACGTCTGCTACAACTGCGGTCGTGTGATTGAGGGCGATG TCGTGTCAGCCCTCAACAAGGCCTGGTGTGTGAACTGCTTCTCCTGTTCCACCTGCAATGGCAAGCTCACCCTGAA GAACAAGTTTGTGGAGTTCGACATGAAGCCTGTGTGTAAGAGATGCTACGAGAAGTTCCCGCTGGAACTGAAGAAGCGGCTGAAGAAGCTGTCGGAGCTGGCCGCCCGCAAGGCACACCCCAAGTCTGTGGGCCTCAACTCTGCCTGA
- the LIMS2 gene encoding LIM and senescent cell antigen-like-containing domain protein 2 isoform X11, with amino-acid sequence MLFAPCCGSCGKGCDTPALPRKGEFIIGRVIKAMNNSWHPGCFRCELCDVELADLGFVKNAGRHLCRPCHNREKAKGLGKYICQRCHLVIDEQPLMFRNDAYHPDHFSCTHCGKELTAEARELKGELYCLPCHDKMGVPICGACRRPIEGRVVNALGKQWHVEHFVCAKCEKPFLGHRHYEKKGLAYCETHYNQLFGDVCYNCGRVIEGDVVSALNKAWCVNCFSCSTCNGKLTLKNKFVEFDMKPVCKRCYEKFPLELKKRLKKLSELAARKAHPKSVGLNSA; translated from the exons ATGCTGTTTGCTCCGTGCTGCGGATCCTGCGGTAAGGGCTGCGACACCCCGGCACTGCCCAGGAAGG GCGAGTTCATCATCGGCCGTGTCATCAAGGCCATGAACAACAGCTGGCACCCGGGGTGCTTCCGCTGTGAGCTGTGTGACGTGGAGCTGGCTGACCTGGGCTTTGTGAAGAACGCGGGCAG GCACCTGTGCCGGCCTTGCCACAACCGTGAGAAGGCCAAGGGCCTGGGCAAGTACATCTGTCAGCGGTGCCACCTGGTCATCGACGAGCAGCCCCTCATGTTCAGGAATGATGCGTACCACCCGGACCACTTCAGCTGCACCCACTGTGG GAAAGAGCTGACTGCTGAGGCCCGTGAGCTGAAGGGTGAGCTCTACTGCCTGCCCTGCCATGACAAGATGGGCGTCCCCATCTGTGGGGCCTGCCGCCGGCCCATCGAGGGTCGTGTGGTCAATGCGCTGGGCAAGCAGTGGCATGTGGAG CACTTTGTCTGCGCCAAGTGTGAGAAGCCGTTCCTGGGTCACCGGCACTACGAGAAGAAGGGCCTGGCTTACTGTGAGACCCACTACAACCAG CTCTTTGGGGACGTCTGCTACAACTGCGGTCGTGTGATTGAGGGCGATG TCGTGTCAGCCCTCAACAAGGCCTGGTGTGTGAACTGCTTCTCCTGTTCCACCTGCAATGGCAAGCTCACCCTGAA GAACAAGTTTGTGGAGTTCGACATGAAGCCTGTGTGTAAGAGATGCTACGAGAAGTTCCCGCTGGAACTGAAGAAGCGGCTGAAGAAGCTGTCGGAGCTGGCCGCCCGCAAGGCACACCCCAAGTCTGTGGGCCTCAACTCTGCCTGA